The DNA segment TCGAATTAAAAATCCCACTTATTAAGGAGTAAATTCTATTTGGCTATGATGAATCTTGTTTTGTCAACTAAGGCACCTCAAAAGCTACAAACCGAAGCAAATTCAATTAAGGATTTCACTCCTGACATTTTGAGGTATTCTATTCTCATGCATCAGACACTGATGCACATCAGCTTTGAACTGGCGAGATTTCAATTGGCACTTTGTTAAAAAAAACCGCACCATCACCGCAAAATCTAACAGGAGGGACATGATGAAACCGAATCCCATTATTTGGTGTGAGATTTACGTACAGGACATGGATCGTGCAAAACTTTTTTACGAGTCTGTGTTCCAAATGAAGCTGGAGAAGCTCGAAAGCCCTGGCATGGACATGTGGGCATTTCCGATGACGATGGATACAGTGGGGGCTTCTGGCGCATTGGTCAAGATCGACGGGGTTCAATCCGGCGGCAGTGGCACAATCCCCTACTTCCATTGCGACGAGGTCGCCGTAGAATCGGAGCGCGTCGTCCAAGCAGGTGGGCAAATCCACCGAGAAAAAATGTCAATCGGCCAATATGGATTCATCGCCTTAGTTGTCGATACAGAAGGAAATATGATCGGTCTTCACATGCCCCCAAAAGAAATGGAGTAAGGGCGGATCGAAACGCGATCGCTGGTAGGGTTTGC comes from the Neosynechococcus sphagnicola sy1 genome and includes:
- a CDS encoding VOC family protein, with the protein product MNWRDFNWHFVKKNRTITAKSNRRDMMKPNPIIWCEIYVQDMDRAKLFYESVFQMKLEKLESPGMDMWAFPMTMDTVGASGALVKIDGVQSGGSGTIPYFHCDEVAVESERVVQAGGQIHREKMSIGQYGFIALVVDTEGNMIGLHMPPKEME